GATCGGGGAGGGATGCGCACCGGGCACGGAGCTCCTTCGTACCGGGACCGGGCGGTGCTGCACAGCGGGGTAAGGGTCCGGACACCGGGATCGGGGGTTGTGGACACCGAGGCGGGGGGGGTGAGCCTGGACACGGTGGAGTCCCGGACAGCGGGGCAGGGGGGGGTGAGCCAGGACACCGGCGCAGGGAGAGATGCACGGCGGGACCGGGAAGTCCCGGACACCGGGGAGCCCTGGACACCGCGACAGGGAAGGGGATGCACCCGGGACCGGGGAGTCCCGGAcagcgggacggggcgggggagCCCGGACACCgggacggggggagggggggggaatacacGGCGGAACCGGGGAGTCCCGGGCACCGGGGGTTAGGGGGGATGCACCGGGGGTGAGCCCGGGCACCGGGAGTTAGGGGGGGGATGCaccggggcagggaaggggctgtGTGCGGGTGCGCACCGGGACCGCacagcgggccgggggggggcggggggtcacgcgcgccgggccccggcgggggggtgacaccggggggggggcccggggccgccgcggcgctgccccccccccgtcACGTGGCCCCTCCCCGGCGCTGCCACGTGCGGAGTTTGTTTtccccgcagccccgccccgcccccgcccatTGGTCGCCGGCCCCTCATTACATCATcgcttctcccccctccctccccgcgcgACGTCACAGCCGGAAGCGGGGACGCCGCGCTCGAGTCGCCCTTTTAAAACAGCGGcgagggggtggagggggggtgggggagaaggggcGGGGCGTGGTGACGCCATCGCCGGGGCAAcggggccccggggcggaggggggccgggggcgggcccgggcggAGCGGACGGCCAATggggaggcgggggcggggcaAAGCGTGAGGGagggcgggcccgggggcggccaCGTGCGGCCCGAGCACGTGGCGCGGCGGCGTGAGGCcgcgggagcggggggggggcgacCCGGGGCCGGGCTCGCCGCCTCCCGCTGCGCCGCGCACCCGGGGCCGGCGCTTCACGGACCCCCCCGTGCTTCAGGGACCCCCCCCGGGGTCCCGGTGCACCGGAgctggggaccccccccctcgGGGTCCCGGTGTTTtggggattccccccccccccgcgctcccaATGCATCACGTGCCCCCCCATGTCCCGGTGCTCCGGGAGCAGGTATCCCCCGGGGTCTCAGCGCTTCGGTGTCCCCATTGGGTCCTGTTGCTCGGGGGTGCAagggcaggatgagctgctggtgcttttggggtcaggaccccccccccggggtcccaGTGCCTtggattcccccccctccccccgggtgCTGCCGCTGTGGGGTGCCCCGAAGTGCTGGTGCTTTGCCCGGGGTTCCCACGGTCCCgggggctgaggagccccaggagcCGCTTTCCCTCCCCCGCGTGGTCGGGGGTCtgccggctcccccggcccccatGGATgtcggggatgggggggggatttgctcctggccccggggccggcggcagcggggtgGGGGCAGCGCGGGCGCTGGTAGGGCACCGGGACACGCGGGACGCGGGCAGCACAGGGGCATCCTGCCCACCCCGGTGCCGTGCCGGCGAGGGATGCGGGACCCGCTGTCCccgtttggggggggaggggggggctcgcTGCGGGTCGCGGCACCGCGCTGTTCCCGGCTCCACGGATTTGTGCCAGAGGTGCCCTGTGGGGCGGCAGGCACATGGCCCCGGCGAGCCGCCTGCGGGAACGCCGCCCCGCACGTGTCCGGCGCTGAGTCAGCCGGAGCCGCGGCCCgggcagcttgggggggggcccCGGTGCCGCAGCCTCGCTCCGCTGCTCCTGGCTCCACGGGGATCCCCGGCATGGAGCCCCCTGCCCTCACCGGGAGGGATGGGGGGGGCCGAGCCGCAGGGAGCCGTCCCGGACGGTCAGGGCGGGAGGAGGCCGGGCTGCGTCCGGGAAGCCGGGCGCATCCCGATTACGCCTCCGCCGCTTCGCATCCCGCATTCCTCCCTCGGGCATTTCCGGGGCGCCGTGCCCGTGTCGCCGGCCGTGCCCGTGTCCCCGTCCCACGTGGGGCCGGCGCCCGTGGCGTCGTCGTCGGGGCGTTGTGCCACGGGCGGCCCCGGCTCGTGCCGGAGGCTCCCGTGCCGCGGCGAGGCTGAGGCCGGGCGCCGCTCGCTGCACGCGTGACCCCCGCGCTGTGCCCGCAGGCGGCGTGATCAGCTACGTCGGCTCCAGCGGCTCCTCGCCCAGCCGCACCAGCCCCGTCTCGCTGTGCAGCGACAGCTCCAACGGCAGCTCCCAGCCCTTCCCCACCTACTTCCCGCCGTCGCCCACCGGCTCCCTGCAGGACGCCCGGAGCTACGGCGGCGGCTCACTGGGCTCCCGTGAGGAcggctccccttcctcctcctcctcctcctcctcctcgtcctcctcgtaCGGCTCCTCGGGGAGCTTCCCCGGGGTGCAGCCGGTGCCAGCGGAcgagcggcgccgcggctcccccaGCAAGGCCGGCGGCTCCATCACGAGTGAGCAGGgtgggccgggcggcggggccgggtcctgcggcccccccgggcccccccccctcacccccgtCTCCCCGCAGAGCTCAACGgcatggtgctgctctgcaaggTGTGCGGGGACGTCGCCTCCGGCTTCCACTACGGCGTGCACGCCTGCGAGGGCTGCAAGGTAGcggcaccgcgggggggggggggtgcacggggcggggggggggggacgcggcgccCCCTCGGACCCCCCCCCTCACCACCGGCCTCCCTGCAGGGCTTCTTCCGCCGCAGCATCCAGCAGAACATCCAGTACAAGAAGTGCCTCAAGAACGAGAACTGCTCCATCGTCCGCATCAACCGCAACCGCTGCCAGCAGTGCCGCTTCAAGAAGTGCTTGCTGGTCGGCATGTCCCGCGATGGTGAGCGCCCGccacccccccgggacccccccactcggcgctgcgcggggcccctAGGCCCAGTCCCCCTGCTTGCACTCGCGCACTTGCACGCTGTGCATGCTTGCTTGCACGCTGTGCACGCTTCCTTGCACACTTGCACGCTGTGCATGCTTGCTTGCGCACTTCCTTGCACTCTTGCACACTGTGCACACTTCCTTGCACACTTACATGCTGTGCACGCTTCCTTGCACTCTTGCGTGCTGTGCATGCTTGCTCGCACACTTCCTTGCACTCTTGCACACTGCACACTTCCTTGCACACTTACATGCTGTGCACGCTTCCTTGCACACTTCCTTGCACACTTGCATGCTGcacacaccccctcccccccccccccagctcccttgCTTGTGCTTGGGGCTGCACACACCCTCCTGGCAGGATGAGGGATGCAGCTGCGCTCCGGGGACCCCCCGGACCTGTGTCCCGCTGGCCTGTGGGGGGAGGTCATCACCCAGAGGCGCTAACGCCCGTGTCCCCCCGCAGCGGTGCGCTTCGGGCGCATCCCCAAGCGGGAGAAGCAGCGGATGCTGGCGGAGATGCAGAGCGCCATGAGCGGCCTGGGCAGCCCCCCGCCGAGCGGGCCCGGCACCGGCGAGGGCCCGGCacccggcgggggccgcgcgccgccccccggccccccgccgccggccccccccgccTGCTTCTCCCAGTTCCCCCAGCAGCTGACGCCGCCGCGgtcgcccagccccggcggggccaCCGAGGACGTCATCGCCCAGGTGGCCAAGGCGCACAAGGAGATCTTCGTCTACGCCCACGACAAgctgggcccccccccggcccgcgagAGCGGCATCCCGCGCTGGGACGGGCCCCCGGGCTggccgcccggcccccccgcgccgcggctctgccccgccgccaccggcccgctgcccccgccgccgggctgcccctGGCCCCGCCGCCCCAAGGAGATGCTGCCGGTGAGCGCCAGCCCCCCCCAGACGGGTGTCCGCAGCCGCTACTCGCCCCGGCGGCgacgcgggcggccccgggcgcgggggcTCACGGCCGCGCCGTCGCCCGCAGGCCTGCCCCATGAACACGCACCCGCCCGGGCGCAGCGGGCGCACGGTGCAGGAGATCTGGGAGGACTTCTCCCTGAGCTTCACGCCGGCCGTccgcgaggtggtggagttcgcCAAGCACATTCCCGGCttccaggccctctcccagcacGACCAGGTCACCCTGCTCAAGGCCGGCACCTTTGAGGTAggtccggggggtggggggggtggatgAGACACCGGAGGGTGGCAGGGGGCTGCCAGCGTGGCACAGCCTGGTGCAGTGCAGCACGGCATTGCatggtgcagcacagcagtgcatggtgcagcacagcagtgcaTGGTGCATTGCAGCACAGCACGGTGCAGCATCGCACAGTGCGGCACGGCACAGCGCAGCACGGCATTGCATAGTGCAGCACGGCAGTGCATGGTGCATTGCAGCACGGCACGGTGCAGCATCTCACAGTGCAGCATGGCACGGCACAGTGTAGCACGGCATTGCACGGTGCAGCGTGGCATTGCACGGTGCAGCGTAGCACAGCACGGTGCAGTGCAGCATGGCATcgcgctgcagcacagcacggCGCAGTGCAGCACAGagtggcacggcacagcacagcgtTGCACGATGTAGCTTGGCGCGGTGCAGCGCAGCGTTGCACGATGTAGCTCGGCGCGGTGCAGCCCGCCGGGACGCGCAGCCCTCACGCGGCGCCCTTGCCCCAGGTGCTGATGGTGCGCTTCGCCTCGCTGTTCAACGTGAAGGAGCAGACGGTGACGTTCATGAGCCGGACGAAGTACAGCCTGGAGGAGCtctggggcatgggcatgggcGACCTGCTCAGCTCCATGTTCGAGTTCAGTGAGAAGCTCAGCGCCCTGGAGCTCAGCGACGAGGAGCTGGGGCTCTTCACCGCCGTCGTGCTGGTCTCGGCaggtggggctggcacaggggggcggcggcgcggggggccggggcgccgggggtgCCGCCGGCCTCACTGCCCCGTCCCCGCAGACCGCTCGGGCATGGAGGATGCGGCGTcggtggagcagctgcaggagacGCTGATCCGCGCCCTGCGCGCGCTGGTGCTCAAGACGCACCCGGCCGAGACGTCGCGCTTCACCAAGCTGCTGCTCAAGCTGCCGGACCTGCGCACCCTCAACAACATGCATTCCGAGAAGCTGCTCTCCTTCCGCATCGACGCCCAGTagcccccggacgccggggcccccccccccggacccctcGCGCCACCCTGTCCCCCCCGGCGGGGACCCTGTACATAgcgccggggcgcccggccccgcagccacGTGCCGAGCGCTGCTGGACTCGCgggggccgcccccggcacggccggacgccggggcccctcgcggCCCCCCGGGGGCGGGGGGACCCCCTCGACGCCCCGCGGCCAGCGGTGGAAAGCAGAGGCCGGAGGCCAGCCGAGCTGGGTGGGtgggtttggttggttttttttttttttttcatcatataTTTATTACATAAATATATAGTAAAATAGACCAGCAACAATTACcataaaaatatctttctttaaaatcCTGACCAAAACACAAAAGGGTTTAAAATCGCACGTCACAGACTTGTGATTGTCACGTAAATCAGcagcgcctgccccggccccccccgcccccccccggcctcgcTGGGGTCCCGGCCGGCGTACATTCAGCGCCTCCCtgcgcggccccccccctccccccccccccccgcgggccgggggcgcAATGCATAGTACGTGGGGACCCCCGcggcgccgcaccgcaccgcgccgcgcgcccccggCGCAGGAGCCAGCTCCGGGAGCCTTGAGGtatgtgccgggggggggggggaccgggcacgcgggggacacggggacgcgggtcccgtcccccccccctcctccccccctttccccggggcgccgcgccggggccggggggcgacGCTGGACGTGCGACGGCGAGACGGAGACGAGACGGAGCGGcccgcgggggcgcgcgcgcgcgcggacGAGCGAGCGTGAGTGCGAGTGCATGCTCACGAGCGCGGGGGCACCCCCGCGGCCCGGCACGGTGAGAGCGAGCGGGGACACGAgcggggacctggggggggggggtggcgggagAGGGGACCGGGCTGTGCCCCCTGGGACGAGCCGCCCCACGGTGCCGCGCTGCCCCAGGGCGGGGGGGGCCAGGCGCCCGGCCGGGGGCACGTTTGCTGCTTAAGACACGTCCCATGACGGCTCTCCTGCCCCGACCCCGGCACGGCCACGGAGCCGTGAGCATTGGTGGTGCACGGGCATTGCATGGGCATTGCACCGGCACTGCACCAGCACTGCACGGGCACTGCACCGGCGCTGCACGGGCACTGCAACGGCACTGCACCGGCATTGCATCGGCACTGCACGGGCACTGCACCGGCACTGCACGGGCACTGCACCGGCATTGCACCGGCATTGCACCAGCACTGCACGTGCATTGCACCGGTGCTGCACACACATTGCACCGGCATTGCACCGGCACTGCACGGGCACTGCGTGGGCATCGTGCAGCCTGCCAgctcccggccccgcagccccaaaGGCACCATGTTAAGGCCTGGCGCGGGGGCCCCAGCACGCGCACGGAGCTGGCCCCGCGTGCAGCACCGAGCGCCGGGTCAGGGAGGCGCCGGGATCCGCACGAGGGCGGGCGATGGCGCTGCCTGTCGCACGAGCTGCGCCGTGCCGGGGCACCCGGCAGAGCCCGGGGCGAGAGCTTAAGACATTCTTGCACTGACCGCGAACCAAGCCCCGCAGCGGGAGCCGAGGGCACCGAGCGCGTCCCCtcccgggccggggcggcagcgggtGCCACCGCCCGCGTCCCCATTGCAAcgccccggcacggcccccggcccggccccggggctgtgAGCAccgccgccgggcacggggcGAGGAAGTGTTTCACGttgggatttctgcttttaaacgACccgtaaaaagatttttttttaattacaaaaattatatattttatagatatttttatatatatatatatatatgtatgtatatatatatatatattagcttAGATGGGCTCTGCCAGCCTGCCTGCCTCGCCTGCCCGGTGgtgctgccccccgccgcccccagccctcGGCCTCCCGCCTGAGGTAAGAAGAAAATTCACAAACCCAAACCGGGGGGACGGTGACAAGGCCGCGCGAGGcgccggcccccccgcgccgccgggcagtAGTGCAGTGCGGCCGGGCGCTCGCCCCCGCCGGCGCCTCCGGGCCATTGCAACTTTTGACggaaaacagaacaaataaaacGATGACGACGacgagaagaaaaaaaaaaaaacataacgaAAAAACAACGGAAaaggtgtgtgttgggggggggtgtttgttgggggggggcggccgcagtggggccccgcagcccccccccggccgcgacGCGCCCCTGCCGCCGGCGCTTGGCACAAAATTGCCTCCTCTCAGCccgaaaaaaaagacagaaaaaagcccCGAAACAAAGcggcttgcggggggggggggggggggggggggggccgggaccgTGCGGCCGAGAGGTAGAGGGCGAAGCAGAGACGTGGCATGGGGGGGGTCCCCGGTCCCCGCGGGACGGGGCTGGGTCCCCCCATGCACAGTGGTGCCGGAGGTGCCCCGGCACGGTGCAACGCCCCGGCACGGTGCAACGGCACGATGCAACGGCCCAGTGCaaccccggggcgccccggcatGGTGCAACGCGCTGGCACAGTGCAACGCCGGGGCACCCGGGCACGGTGCAACGGCACGGTGCaaccccggggcgccccggcacAGTGCAACACCCCGGCGCAACGCAACGCCCTGGCACGATGCGACGGCACGGTGCAACCCCAGGGCGCCCCGGCACGGTGCAACGCTGGGGCGGCCGGGTGCACCTGCACCCCGGGGTCCCCGGCGCCGTGGCCGCcgcgcgctgccgccgggccAAAAGTGCATGCGGCCtcggcagcccccgccgccccgggcagcgTCTCCCTGTGCAGCCCCAGCGCCCCcgtcctcctctctcctctcctctctccttccaaagTGCAGTTAGTTTAATATTTTAGCCTCTCAGGGAGGgaaataaatgcttaaaaaataataatctaagAAGAGAAGAACAATAAAGGAAACGCTCGACCGTCGGGGCCCTTCCctgtgcaaacaaacaaaattcgtCAAGTCCTGGGGCGAGGGAGGtgccggcgcggggcgccgcggagccgtgccggcgcggaggggccgcggggaCGCCGGGGTGccccgggcgcgcggggcggcagcgttccccccccccccccgccaccctgcCGCCCTGCCACCACCGCCGGAccccccctgcccggccgcccgccccggggtgCAGCACCGCCCGCCCTCGCCCGCGGTTCgggggcagaaaaagaaaaaggggggaagcGGAGCGGGGAAGCAAGCGCGCGGGGGGcacggggcgcgcgggggggggggtggggggggcgcggggcggccgccctaCACCTCCTGGTCCTCGAAGACCTCGAGGAAGAGGGGTGGGAAGAGCTCGGTGGGGCACTCCACCTTCATGTGCAGGAAGCGGCTGGCGTGGCAGGCCCCGATCATGCGCAGATCCGTCACCTTCATCAGCAGCTTGGGCCAGAAGTGGGGAATGTTGTGTTTGCGGTAGTTGATGTAGTGCTCAAACGCCAGCAGGTAGGTCTCCTGGCACTTCTCGATCTTGTCCACGCAGATCAGCCCCGTCCGGTCTGCGGGGCGCAGGCACCCATGTCCGGAGGGTGCCGGCCCCCCGCGCGCACCCTCCTCCGGCGGCGCCCCGGCACCACGCCGCCTGCCCCGGCATCAGTGTCCAACCCTGGACATCCCCATCCACCTCCCCGGCCATGAGCATCAGTGTCCAACCCTGGACATCCCCGTCCACCTCCCCAGCCATGAGCATCAGTGTCCAACCCTGGACATCCCCGTCCACCTCCCCAGCCATGGGCATCAGTGTCCAACCCTGGACATCCCCGTCCACCTCCCCGGCCATGGGCATCAGGTGCCACCCTGGACGTCCCCATCCACCTCCCCAGCCATGAGCATCAGTGTCCAACCCTGGACATCCCCGTCCACCTCCCCAGCCATGAGCATCAGTGTCCAACCCTGGACATCCCTGTCCACCTCCCCAGCCATGGGCATCAGTGTCCAACCCTGGACATCCCTGTCCACCTCCCCGGCCATGGGCATCAGGTGCCACCCTGGACGTCCCCATCCACCTCCCCAGCCATGAGCATCAGTGTCCAACCCTGGACATCCCCGTCCACCTCCCCAGCCATGAGCATCAGTGTCCAACCCTGGACATCCCTGTCCACCTCCCCAGCCATGGGCATCGGGGGCCACCCTGGACGTCCCCGTCCACCTCCCCGGCCATGAGCATCAGTGTCCAACCCTGGACATCCCCATCCACCTCCCCGGCCATGAGCATCAGTGTCTAACTCTGGACATCCCTGTCCACCTCCCCGGCCATGGGCATTGGGGGCCACCCTGGGATCTCCCATCCTTGCACAGCTCCCAGGGCCTGGAGCAGCAAAGCACCCAACCTCACGTGTCCCAGGGCTCCAGGCACAGCGCTGCCCACCCCACATCCCCCTACAGTCCATCACAGCTCCTCCAGGTGCCCACCATACATCTCCCCATAGTCCATCACGGCTCCTCCAGGTGCCCACCCCACATCTCCCCATAGTCCATCACGGCTCCTCCAGGTGCCCACCCCACATCTCCCCATAGTCCATCACGGCTCCTCCAGGTGCCCACCCCACATCTCCCCATAGTCCATCACGGCTCCTCCAGGTGCCCACCCCACATCTCCCCATAGTCCATCACGGCTCCTCCA
This portion of the Apteryx mantelli isolate bAptMan1 chromosome 28, bAptMan1.hap1, whole genome shotgun sequence genome encodes:
- the NR1D1 gene encoding nuclear receptor subfamily 1 group D member 1, with the protein product MAAPDTGSTGGVISYVGSSGSSPSRTSPVSLCSDSSNGSSQPFPTYFPPSPTGSLQDARSYGGGSLGSREDGSPSSSSSSSSSSSSYGSSGSFPGVQPVPADERRRGSPSKAGGSITKLNGMVLLCKVCGDVASGFHYGVHACEGCKGFFRRSIQQNIQYKKCLKNENCSIVRINRNRCQQCRFKKCLLVGMSRDAVRFGRIPKREKQRMLAEMQSAMSGLGSPPPSGPGTGEGPAPGGGRAPPPGPPPPAPPACFSQFPQQLTPPRSPSPGGATEDVIAQVAKAHKEIFVYAHDKLGPPPARESGIPRWDGPPGWPPGPPAPRLCPAATGPLPPPPGCPWPRRPKEMLPACPMNTHPPGRSGRTVQEIWEDFSLSFTPAVREVVEFAKHIPGFQALSQHDQVTLLKAGTFEVLMVRFASLFNVKEQTVTFMSRTKYSLEELWGMGMGDLLSSMFEFSEKLSALELSDEELGLFTAVVLVSADRSGMEDAASVEQLQETLIRALRALVLKTHPAETSRFTKLLLKLPDLRTLNNMHSEKLLSFRIDAQ